The nucleotide sequence ttTAGAAAGCATAGGCATATGTGGAGGGAGCTGTCCTTAAAATGAGAAGCAGTATctatataaaaccaagagctaacagtatttgtaatgaggataagctacaagcctttccaataagatctggGTGGAAGTAAGGCTATTCATGATCCCCATTACTGTAGAATactatactagaaatgctagctatagtaataagGCAAATAAAAGAGACTGGAGGAATAAGCATAGACAAATAGGGAACAAAACTGTCACTTTATGCAGGTGAAATGATGGTTTACTTGAAGAACCTTAACAGTCAACTAAAAAATACTAATTCAAACAGTTAACAATTTTAGtagagttgcaggatataaaaagaAACTCATAGAATTCATCAATACTTCTATCTATTATTAATAAAATCcatcaggaagaaatagaaagagaaatttcatttaaaataactacagacagcTTTTCCGcccgctcccccctcccccccccccaagcgcCGCTCCGGCTGCATCGCGCTCACACCGAGCTCCGGGCCCCCGCAGCGCtagcgccgccgccgccgcctccctcCTTCCGCCGCCATGATCATCTACCGGGACCTCATCAGCCATGAGGAGATGTTCTCCGACATTTACAAGATCCGGGAGATCGCGAACGGGCTGTGCctggaggtggaggggaagatggtcaGTAGGACAGAGGGTACCATCGATGATTCCCTTATCGGTGGAAATGCCTCTGCTGAAGGTCCTGAGGGTGAAGGAACAGATGCCACTGTAATCACTGGAGTCGACATAGTAATAAACCATCATCTGCAAGAAACTAGTTTCACAAAAGAATCCTACAAAAAGTACATCAAAGACTACATGAAATCAATCAAAGGCAGACTTGAAGAACACAAGCCAGATAGAGTAAAACCTTTTATGACGGGAGCTGCAGAACAAATCAAACACATCCttgctaattttaaaaactatcaGTTCTTCATAGGCGAAAACATGAATCCAGATGGCATGGTGGCTCTCTTGGATTTCCGTGAGGATGGTGTGACTCcatatatgattttctttaaggatgatttagaaatggagaaatgcTAACAAATTAAGCTGATTACTTTGAATCACCTGTCATCATAACTGGCTGCTGCTTTTTGTCATCTACACAACACCAGG is from Trichosurus vulpecula isolate mTriVul1 chromosome 7, mTriVul1.pri, whole genome shotgun sequence and encodes:
- the LOC118856893 gene encoding translationally-controlled tumor protein-like is translated as MIIYRDLISHEEMFSDIYKIREIANGLCLEVEGKMVSRTEGTIDDSLIGGNASAEGPEGEGTDATVITGVDIVINHHLQETSFTKESYKKYIKDYMKSIKGRLEEHKPDRVKPFMTGAAEQIKHILANFKNYQFFIGENMNPDGMVALLDFREDGVTPYMIFFKDDLEMEKC